In Pan troglodytes isolate AG18354 chromosome 21, NHGRI_mPanTro3-v2.0_pri, whole genome shotgun sequence, one genomic interval encodes:
- the TRMT6 gene encoding tRNA (adenine(58)-N(1))-methyltransferase non-catalytic subunit TRM6 isoform X2 has product MRQHSRVPLGQESTCKHCPTKVTFEKQWFYLDNVIGHSYGTAFEVTSGGSLQPKKKREEPTAETKEAGTDNRNIVDDGKSQKLTQDDIKALKDKGIKGEEIVQQLIENSTTFRDKTEFAQDKYIKKKKKKYEAIITVVKPSTRILSIMYYAREPGKINHMRYDTLAQMLTLGNIRAGNKMIVMETCAGLVLGAVMERMGGFGSIIQLYPGGGPVRAATACFGFPKSFLSGLYEFPLNKVDSLLHGTFSAEMLSSEPKDSALVEESNGTLEEKQASEQENEDSMAEAPESNHPEDQETMETISQDPEHKGPKERGSKKDYIQEKQRRQEEQRKRHLEAAALLSERNADGLIVASRFHPTPLLLSLLDFVAPSRPFVVYCQYKEPLLECYTKLRERGGVINLRLSETWLRNYQVLPDRSHPKLLMSGGGGYLLSGFTVAMDNLKADTSLKSNASTLESHETEEPAAKKRKCPESDS; this is encoded by the exons AAAAGTAACTTTCGAAAAACAGTGGTTCTACCTGGATAACGTCATTGGCCATAGTTACGGAACTGCATTTGAAGTGACCAGTGGAGGAAGTCTACAGCCCaagaagaagagggaagagccTACTGCAG AGACTAAAGAAGCGGGCACTGATAATCGAAATATAGTTGATGATGGGAAATCTCAGAAACTTACTCAAGATGACATAAAAGCTTTGAAGGACAAGGGCATTAAAGGAGAG GAAATAGTTCAGCAGTTAATTGAAAATAGTACAACATTCCGAGACAAGACAGAATTTGCCcaagataaatatattaaaaagaagaaaaaaaa ATATGAAGCCATCATTACTGTTGTGAAGCCATCCACCCGTATTCTTTCAATTATGTATTATGCAAGAGAACCTGGAAAAATTAA CCACATGAGATACGATACACTAGCCCAGATGTTGACGTTGGGAAATATCCGTGCTGGCAACAAAATGATTGTGATGGAAACGTGTGCAGGCTTGGTGCTGGGTGCAGTGATGGAACGAATGGGAG gttttggctCCATTATTCAGCTATACCCTGGAGGAGGACCTGTTCGGGCAGCAACAGCATGTTTTGGATTTCCCAAATCTTTTCTCAGTGGTCTTTATGAATTCCCCCTCAACAAAGTGGACAGTCTTCTACATGGAACATTTTCTGCCGAGATGTTATCTTCAGAGCCAAAAGACAGTGCTTTGGTTGAAGAAAGTAATGGCACACTGGAGGAAAAACAGGCTTCTGAACAAGAGAATGAAGACAGCATggcagaggccccagagagcaaCCACCCAGAAGACCAGGAAACAATGGAAACAATTTCTCAAGATCCAGAACATAAGGGGCCtaaagagagaggaagcaaaaaaGATTAT attCAGGAAAAACAGAGGAGACAAGAAGAGCAGAGGAAAAGACATTTAGAGGCTGCCGCtctgctgagtgaaagaaacgcAGATGG TTTAATTGTAGCTAGTCGTTTCCACCCCACTCCCCTGCTGCTGTCTTTGCTGGACTTTGTGGCCCCTTCAAGGCCGTTTGTGGTCTACTGTCAGTACAAAGAG CCTCTGTTGGAATGCTACACAAAACTGCGGGAGAGGGGAGGGGTCATCAACCTCAGGCTGTCTGAAACCTGGCTCAGAAATTATCAG GTTTTGCCAGATCGAAGTCATCCTAAACTGCTGATGAGTGGTGGTGGGGGTTATCTTCTCTCCGGCTTCACCGTTGCCATGGACAACCTTAAAGCAGACACCAGCCTCAAATCTAATGCAAGCACTTTAGAATCACACGAGACTGAGGAGCCTGCAGCTAAAAAACGAAAATGCCCAGAGTCTGACTCTTAA
- the TRMT6 gene encoding tRNA (adenine(58)-N(1))-methyltransferase non-catalytic subunit TRM6 isoform X1: MEGSGEQPGPQPQHPGDHRIRDGDFVVLKREDVFKAVQVQRRKKVTFEKQWFYLDNVIGHSYGTAFEVTSGGSLQPKKKREEPTAETKEAGTDNRNIVDDGKSQKLTQDDIKALKDKGIKGEEIVQQLIENSTTFRDKTEFAQDKYIKKKKKKYEAIITVVKPSTRILSIMYYAREPGKINHMRYDTLAQMLTLGNIRAGNKMIVMETCAGLVLGAVMERMGGFGSIIQLYPGGGPVRAATACFGFPKSFLSGLYEFPLNKVDSLLHGTFSAEMLSSEPKDSALVEESNGTLEEKQASEQENEDSMAEAPESNHPEDQETMETISQDPEHKGPKERGSKKDYIQEKQRRQEEQRKRHLEAAALLSERNADGLIVASRFHPTPLLLSLLDFVAPSRPFVVYCQYKEPLLECYTKLRERGGVINLRLSETWLRNYQVLPDRSHPKLLMSGGGGYLLSGFTVAMDNLKADTSLKSNASTLESHETEEPAAKKRKCPESDS; this comes from the exons ATGGAGGGCTCAGGGGAGCAGCCGGGCCCACAACCACAGCATCCCGGAGACCACCGCATCCGCGACGGCGACTTCGTGGTGCTGAAACGTGAAGATGTGTTTAAAGCAGTACAAGTCCAGCGGAGAAA AAAAGTAACTTTCGAAAAACAGTGGTTCTACCTGGATAACGTCATTGGCCATAGTTACGGAACTGCATTTGAAGTGACCAGTGGAGGAAGTCTACAGCCCaagaagaagagggaagagccTACTGCAG AGACTAAAGAAGCGGGCACTGATAATCGAAATATAGTTGATGATGGGAAATCTCAGAAACTTACTCAAGATGACATAAAAGCTTTGAAGGACAAGGGCATTAAAGGAGAG GAAATAGTTCAGCAGTTAATTGAAAATAGTACAACATTCCGAGACAAGACAGAATTTGCCcaagataaatatattaaaaagaagaaaaaaaa ATATGAAGCCATCATTACTGTTGTGAAGCCATCCACCCGTATTCTTTCAATTATGTATTATGCAAGAGAACCTGGAAAAATTAA CCACATGAGATACGATACACTAGCCCAGATGTTGACGTTGGGAAATATCCGTGCTGGCAACAAAATGATTGTGATGGAAACGTGTGCAGGCTTGGTGCTGGGTGCAGTGATGGAACGAATGGGAG gttttggctCCATTATTCAGCTATACCCTGGAGGAGGACCTGTTCGGGCAGCAACAGCATGTTTTGGATTTCCCAAATCTTTTCTCAGTGGTCTTTATGAATTCCCCCTCAACAAAGTGGACAGTCTTCTACATGGAACATTTTCTGCCGAGATGTTATCTTCAGAGCCAAAAGACAGTGCTTTGGTTGAAGAAAGTAATGGCACACTGGAGGAAAAACAGGCTTCTGAACAAGAGAATGAAGACAGCATggcagaggccccagagagcaaCCACCCAGAAGACCAGGAAACAATGGAAACAATTTCTCAAGATCCAGAACATAAGGGGCCtaaagagagaggaagcaaaaaaGATTAT attCAGGAAAAACAGAGGAGACAAGAAGAGCAGAGGAAAAGACATTTAGAGGCTGCCGCtctgctgagtgaaagaaacgcAGATGG TTTAATTGTAGCTAGTCGTTTCCACCCCACTCCCCTGCTGCTGTCTTTGCTGGACTTTGTGGCCCCTTCAAGGCCGTTTGTGGTCTACTGTCAGTACAAAGAG CCTCTGTTGGAATGCTACACAAAACTGCGGGAGAGGGGAGGGGTCATCAACCTCAGGCTGTCTGAAACCTGGCTCAGAAATTATCAG GTTTTGCCAGATCGAAGTCATCCTAAACTGCTGATGAGTGGTGGTGGGGGTTATCTTCTCTCCGGCTTCACCGTTGCCATGGACAACCTTAAAGCAGACACCAGCCTCAAATCTAATGCAAGCACTTTAGAATCACACGAGACTGAGGAGCCTGCAGCTAAAAAACGAAAATGCCCAGAGTCTGACTCTTAA
- the TRMT6 gene encoding tRNA (adenine(58)-N(1))-methyltransferase non-catalytic subunit TRM6 isoform X3: MYYAREPGKINHMRYDTLAQMLTLGNIRAGNKMIVMETCAGLVLGAVMERMGGFGSIIQLYPGGGPVRAATACFGFPKSFLSGLYEFPLNKVDSLLHGTFSAEMLSSEPKDSALVEESNGTLEEKQASEQENEDSMAEAPESNHPEDQETMETISQDPEHKGPKERGSKKDYIQEKQRRQEEQRKRHLEAAALLSERNADGLIVASRFHPTPLLLSLLDFVAPSRPFVVYCQYKEPLLECYTKLRERGGVINLRLSETWLRNYQVLPDRSHPKLLMSGGGGYLLSGFTVAMDNLKADTSLKSNASTLESHETEEPAAKKRKCPESDS; encoded by the exons ATGTATTATGCAAGAGAACCTGGAAAAATTAA CCACATGAGATACGATACACTAGCCCAGATGTTGACGTTGGGAAATATCCGTGCTGGCAACAAAATGATTGTGATGGAAACGTGTGCAGGCTTGGTGCTGGGTGCAGTGATGGAACGAATGGGAG gttttggctCCATTATTCAGCTATACCCTGGAGGAGGACCTGTTCGGGCAGCAACAGCATGTTTTGGATTTCCCAAATCTTTTCTCAGTGGTCTTTATGAATTCCCCCTCAACAAAGTGGACAGTCTTCTACATGGAACATTTTCTGCCGAGATGTTATCTTCAGAGCCAAAAGACAGTGCTTTGGTTGAAGAAAGTAATGGCACACTGGAGGAAAAACAGGCTTCTGAACAAGAGAATGAAGACAGCATggcagaggccccagagagcaaCCACCCAGAAGACCAGGAAACAATGGAAACAATTTCTCAAGATCCAGAACATAAGGGGCCtaaagagagaggaagcaaaaaaGATTAT attCAGGAAAAACAGAGGAGACAAGAAGAGCAGAGGAAAAGACATTTAGAGGCTGCCGCtctgctgagtgaaagaaacgcAGATGG TTTAATTGTAGCTAGTCGTTTCCACCCCACTCCCCTGCTGCTGTCTTTGCTGGACTTTGTGGCCCCTTCAAGGCCGTTTGTGGTCTACTGTCAGTACAAAGAG CCTCTGTTGGAATGCTACACAAAACTGCGGGAGAGGGGAGGGGTCATCAACCTCAGGCTGTCTGAAACCTGGCTCAGAAATTATCAG GTTTTGCCAGATCGAAGTCATCCTAAACTGCTGATGAGTGGTGGTGGGGGTTATCTTCTCTCCGGCTTCACCGTTGCCATGGACAACCTTAAAGCAGACACCAGCCTCAAATCTAATGCAAGCACTTTAGAATCACACGAGACTGAGGAGCCTGCAGCTAAAAAACGAAAATGCCCAGAGTCTGACTCTTAA